The Acidobacteriota bacterium genome has a segment encoding these proteins:
- a CDS encoding TIGR04442 family protein, whose amino-acid sequence MIQDVTLHGHITPNIECYAVVAGRNVADRYFYEQHAKESGMTFRVFSSGFEFALTPEGLRYNGPGGSVGEYMFGVDQPVRDLVKKEVLNRLVMFGTYYGRDKRKLVFSNQSKGSENYHTVFMEGNAVANYYVLIPSSFEGEIRHRQEYILRKVGKTLKRTPLVGRQDDVALAHAIHEALEEQDTVLYLFRLVNLIHMRYRNSFLEVYKAHAFPKDEDMRLLEDLAAELGVEHYQQQRIRMDVIYKHEENQKLVETYKDVLIASAKEGLTRTHQARLQRLRTLSLRHNVPSSLLDILDELLLEEDTRVAHIGEEADYVERTRQILESLFLGDQAPHTGITAHDIKELLMAKRRATEEHNNLFEQVLLDTGRACDEAAAESGDLAPLENLGNVVTYLDRFDSTLANVNQLAFMDGATLPEDKVRSLLGNKKVIDELEPGLFEALFLKPLVENKYVPLYGRRKVATLRDGLKDIEEGAASLGDLANAIAELASEERLYRLVHETVKQHIRSFYYSDLRNREAIETLRQEVSMELRQRGLLEEDVPVALFDKVVLDIRKEAFYVQQLLPQIIERKNTALREDFILNSGLDRFYIEELESEYLRAADVSETVLASLREAAL is encoded by the coding sequence ATGATTCAGGATGTGACCCTTCACGGGCACATTACGCCCAACATCGAGTGCTACGCCGTCGTTGCGGGCCGCAACGTCGCTGACCGCTACTTCTACGAGCAGCACGCGAAAGAGTCGGGCATGACCTTTAGGGTTTTTTCCTCGGGGTTCGAATTTGCCCTCACGCCCGAGGGGCTGCGTTACAATGGTCCCGGCGGAAGCGTCGGCGAGTATATGTTCGGCGTCGATCAGCCCGTCCGGGATCTGGTCAAGAAGGAAGTGCTGAACCGCCTCGTAATGTTCGGAACGTACTACGGCCGGGACAAGCGCAAGCTCGTCTTTTCCAACCAGAGCAAGGGCTCGGAGAACTACCACACCGTGTTCATGGAGGGCAACGCCGTCGCCAATTACTACGTTTTGATTCCGAGTTCCTTCGAGGGGGAGATCCGCCACCGCCAGGAGTACATCCTCCGCAAAGTGGGAAAGACGCTCAAGCGGACGCCGCTCGTGGGAAGGCAGGACGACGTCGCCCTCGCCCACGCGATTCACGAGGCGCTCGAAGAACAGGACACCGTGTTGTACCTTTTCCGACTCGTGAACCTCATCCACATGCGCTACCGGAACTCCTTCCTTGAAGTCTACAAGGCGCACGCCTTTCCCAAGGACGAGGACATGCGCCTGCTGGAAGACCTCGCGGCAGAGCTCGGCGTCGAGCACTACCAGCAGCAACGCATCCGGATGGACGTTATCTACAAGCACGAGGAGAATCAGAAGCTCGTCGAGACCTACAAGGACGTGCTCATCGCGAGCGCGAAGGAGGGCCTCACGAGAACGCATCAGGCGCGCCTCCAGCGGCTGCGGACGCTCAGCCTCCGCCACAACGTCCCGTCCAGCCTTCTCGACATACTCGACGAGCTGCTCCTGGAGGAAGATACCCGCGTCGCCCACATCGGGGAAGAGGCGGACTATGTCGAGCGCACGCGCCAGATTCTCGAAAGCCTTTTCCTCGGCGACCAGGCGCCGCACACCGGCATCACGGCGCACGACATCAAGGAACTCCTGATGGCGAAGCGCCGCGCCACGGAAGAGCACAACAATCTTTTCGAGCAGGTGCTTCTCGACACGGGCCGCGCATGCGACGAGGCCGCCGCCGAGAGCGGCGACCTCGCCCCACTCGAAAATCTCGGCAACGTGGTCACCTATCTCGACCGCTTCGACTCGACTCTCGCGAACGTCAACCAGCTCGCCTTTATGGACGGCGCCACCCTGCCCGAGGACAAGGTGCGCAGCCTCCTTGGGAACAAGAAGGTTATCGACGAGCTGGAGCCGGGCCTTTTCGAGGCCCTCTTTCTGAAACCCCTAGTGGAGAACAAGTACGTGCCGCTTTATGGACGGCGGAAGGTCGCGACCCTGCGGGACGGCCTCAAGGACATCGAGGAAGGCGCAGCCTCGCTCGGCGATCTCGCAAACGCCATCGCGGAGCTCGCATCCGAGGAGCGCCTCTACCGCCTCGTGCACGAGACCGTCAAGCAGCACATCCGCAGCTTTTACTACTCCGACCTGCGGAACCGTGAGGCGATCGAAACGCTCCGTCAGGAGGTTTCCATGGAGCTCCGCCAGCGCGGCCTCCTCGAGGAGGACGTTCCAGTCGCGCTCTTTGACAAAGTCGTCCTCGACATCCGGAAAGAGGCCTTCTACGTCCAGCAACTCCTGCCCCAGATTATCGAGCGGAAGAACACTGCCCTGCGCGAGGACTTTATCCTCAACAGCGGCCTCGACCGCTTCTACATCGAAGAGCTCGAAAGCGAATACCTGCGCGCCGCCGACGTGAGCGAAACGGTGCTCGCCTCGCTGCGCGAGGCTGCCCTTTAA
- a CDS encoding alkaline phosphatase family protein, producing the protein MRRAGRFPVFLLTVAALGFLASCSPDKPAFEGRAAVIGIDGADWDLVQRYIAEGKMPALARLQREGASGILESMEPMISPVLWTSLATGLPPEEHGILTFWRDNRGFATTSDRKGRPLWVRVSEGGGSAGVIGWLISYPAENIRGYVVSDRTAVISFLRSTPTDINPKGKTHPPELFQEILPLVVEPSSVKDEEVLSLFALGGAPDDSTTWGHLRAIAAQTRTYEAVALRMLRRESVNLFAVYFQGIDSVSHLCMEYLPPRLPHVSEEDAALYGGAIEAFYRHQDAVVGRILEKLPPDATVYVVSDHGFRHSHDRLTLPASMDEGYADAWHRKEGALFVRGPGVRPGFRIEGATIYDFAPTVLDQLGLPASDLPGRALREIFSDPVGAGEASEEQALREKLQSLGYIGAGGEQIAPASNLGLSYARRGEWAKAEELYREALSENPNDWLTRRRLGECLIAQERFEEALGQFEKILGAKPRDTQAALGWAEAASALGRPQEARAPLERALERHAYNPDLYAALAEVLLALGQEAEAHELARKALELHPDHARAKAALGKMTDEE; encoded by the coding sequence ATGAGACGTGCAGGCCGTTTCCCGGTGTTTCTTCTCACCGTCGCCGCGCTCGGTTTCCTCGCTTCCTGCTCGCCCGACAAGCCCGCCTTCGAAGGCCGCGCCGCGGTCATCGGCATCGACGGGGCCGACTGGGACCTGGTGCAGCGCTACATCGCCGAGGGGAAAATGCCCGCGCTCGCGCGGCTCCAGCGCGAGGGCGCCTCTGGAATTCTCGAGTCCATGGAACCCATGATATCGCCCGTCCTGTGGACGAGCCTCGCCACGGGCCTTCCCCCGGAAGAGCACGGCATCCTCACGTTCTGGAGGGACAACCGCGGGTTCGCCACGACCTCGGACCGCAAGGGAAGGCCCCTTTGGGTGCGCGTCTCGGAGGGCGGCGGGAGCGCGGGCGTCATCGGCTGGCTCATCTCGTACCCCGCCGAGAATATCCGGGGCTACGTGGTCTCCGACCGCACGGCGGTCATCTCGTTCCTGCGAAGCACCCCCACGGATATCAACCCGAAGGGCAAGACCCATCCTCCGGAATTGTTTCAAGAAATTCTTCCCCTCGTCGTGGAGCCGTCCTCGGTGAAAGACGAGGAGGTGCTTTCGCTGTTCGCTCTGGGGGGGGCGCCGGACGACTCCACCACGTGGGGCCACCTGCGCGCCATCGCGGCCCAGACGCGCACCTACGAGGCCGTGGCCCTCCGCATGCTCCGGCGCGAGAGCGTGAACCTGTTTGCGGTCTATTTCCAGGGCATTGATTCGGTTAGCCATCTCTGCATGGAGTATCTACCGCCGCGCCTGCCCCATGTCAGCGAGGAGGACGCGGCGCTCTACGGGGGCGCCATCGAGGCGTTCTACCGCCATCAGGACGCTGTCGTGGGGAGGATCTTGGAAAAATTGCCGCCCGACGCCACTGTCTATGTGGTTTCAGACCACGGCTTTCGCCACAGCCACGACCGCCTGACCCTGCCGGCCTCCATGGACGAGGGCTACGCCGACGCGTGGCACCGCAAGGAAGGTGCCCTTTTCGTGCGGGGGCCCGGGGTGCGCCCGGGGTTCCGCATCGAGGGCGCCACGATCTACGATTTCGCCCCGACGGTGCTCGACCAACTCGGCCTTCCCGCAAGCGATTTGCCGGGCCGCGCGCTTCGAGAAATTTTCTCAGACCCCGTCGGTGCAGGTGAAGCATCGGAGGAGCAGGCGCTTCGTGAGAAGCTTCAAAGTCTGGGCTACATCGGAGCCGGGGGCGAGCAGATTGCTCCTGCATCCAACCTCGGCCTCTCCTACGCGCGCCGCGGCGAATGGGCCAAGGCCGAGGAGCTTTACAGGGAAGCCCTTTCGGAAAACCCGAACGACTGGCTGACCCGCAGGCGGCTGGGCGAATGCCTGATCGCCCAGGAGCGCTTCGAGGAGGCGCTCGGGCAGTTCGAAAAAATCCTGGGTGCGAAGCCGCGCGACACGCAGGCTGCGCTGGGCTGGGCGGAGGCCGCCTCCGCCCTTGGGCGCCCCCAGGAGGCCCGCGCGCCTTTGGAGCGCGCCCTCGAGCGCCACGCGTACAACCCCGACCTTTATGCGGCGCTCGCCGAGGTTCTTCTCGCGCTTGGGCAGGAAGCCGAGGCGCACGAGCTCGCACGGAAGGCCCTTGAGCTTCATCCCGACCACGCCCGCGCGAAAGCCGCCTTGGGAAAAATGACAGATGAAGAATGA
- a CDS encoding adenylosuccinate lyase produces MARRSPSSRPAWENPLVARYASEAMLRVVSDDFKYTTWRKLWVALAEAQRSLGLSISKRQIAALRRRIGDVDYRAAARYEHRFRHDVMAHLNAFGDQAPGAKGILHLGATSAYVTDNAELIQAREALGLIEARLLDEMRALRDFARRHRSLPALAYTHFQPAQPTTVGKRACLWLQDLVMDFRALEHLASQTAFLGVKAATGTQASFLALFKGSHAKVKALDAKVARAFGFPKVFSVSGQTYTRKWDYIMASALSGIAQSAAKLANDVRLLQGLGELEEPFGREQVGSSAMPYKRNPMRSERLSSLARFTMVLAENTAHTAAGQWLERSLDDSANRRLVLPQLFLTADAMLVLMRNIVAGLAANREVIAARLREDAPFMATEGILMAAVKKGGSRQVLHEKLRRHAMAARMRVRQGEPSDLLERIASDESFPLGRREIEALTHPRHLVGRAPEQVSEFLRSEVEPILRKHRRRKAQKADVSV; encoded by the coding sequence ATGGCGCGCCGCAGCCCGTCCTCTCGCCCCGCATGGGAAAATCCTCTCGTCGCGCGCTACGCGAGCGAGGCCATGCTTCGCGTCGTTTCGGACGACTTCAAGTACACGACGTGGAGAAAACTGTGGGTGGCCCTCGCCGAGGCGCAGCGCTCGCTGGGGCTCTCTATCTCGAAGCGGCAGATTGCCGCGCTCCGGCGCAGGATCGGGGACGTGGATTACCGGGCCGCCGCGCGCTACGAGCACCGTTTCCGGCACGACGTGATGGCGCACCTGAACGCCTTCGGCGACCAGGCCCCCGGGGCCAAGGGGATTCTGCACCTGGGCGCGACGAGCGCCTACGTTACCGACAACGCCGAGCTCATCCAGGCGCGCGAGGCCCTCGGCCTGATCGAGGCGCGCCTCCTCGACGAGATGCGGGCGCTCCGGGACTTCGCCCGGAGGCACCGCTCGCTTCCCGCCCTCGCCTACACGCACTTCCAGCCCGCGCAGCCCACGACGGTCGGCAAGCGCGCCTGCCTCTGGCTGCAGGACCTCGTGATGGATTTCCGCGCGCTCGAACACCTGGCGTCGCAGACGGCGTTCCTCGGGGTCAAGGCCGCCACTGGGACGCAGGCCAGTTTCCTCGCCTTGTTCAAGGGGAGCCACGCCAAGGTGAAGGCGCTCGACGCGAAGGTGGCGCGGGCGTTCGGGTTTCCCAAGGTTTTTTCCGTGTCCGGCCAGACCTATACGAGGAAGTGGGACTACATTATGGCCTCGGCGCTTTCGGGCATTGCGCAGTCGGCCGCGAAGCTCGCGAACGACGTACGCCTTCTCCAGGGGCTCGGCGAGCTCGAGGAGCCGTTCGGGCGGGAGCAGGTCGGCTCCTCGGCCATGCCCTACAAGCGCAACCCGATGCGGAGCGAGCGGCTCTCGTCGCTCGCGCGGTTCACGATGGTGCTGGCCGAGAACACGGCGCACACGGCCGCCGGCCAGTGGCTCGAGCGCTCGCTCGACGATTCGGCGAACCGCCGCCTCGTGCTGCCGCAGCTGTTCCTCACCGCCGACGCCATGCTGGTTCTCATGCGGAACATCGTCGCGGGGCTTGCGGCGAACCGCGAGGTCATCGCGGCGCGCCTGCGCGAGGACGCGCCCTTCATGGCGACCGAGGGGATTCTGATGGCCGCCGTCAAGAAGGGCGGCAGCCGCCAGGTGCTCCACGAGAAGCTGCGCCGCCACGCCATGGCCGCCCGCATGCGCGTGCGACAAGGCGAGCCTTCGGACCTGCTCGAGCGCATCGCGAGCGACGAGTCCTTTCCGTTGGGCCGCAGGGAAATCGAGGCGCTCACGCATCCCCGGCACCTCGTGGGGCGCGCACCCGAGCAGGTATCGGAGTTCCTGCGCTCGGAGGTGGAGCCGATTTTGAGAAAACATCGCAGGCGGAAGGCACAGAAGGCCGACGTAAGCGTTTGA
- a CDS encoding tetratricopeptide repeat protein, which yields MPKDEEKILESLRARWKQDPTSRVFAQLAESCRRTGKLEEAVEVCRDGLKHHPQYASAHVTLGRALLGLEKRDEAGKALEQALTLSPANLVANRALGDLYREQGKFGLALERYRMVKELNPLDRDIEALAAQCEVRLTGAEETAQEATTDEQAQTAASETPPEGEVAAAEVSAESLPQEEFRAGAPSAAPEMSFDELYDTEVDEALEAGAPPPSAPSTADTGKLEGEELATETLAELYVGQGLLDKAAGIYERLLREDPANPRYRARLDALLKERESEEPPAPEPVALERNFGEQEKLLADISVLHDPDRSQKAAALRRWLSVVEREKKMA from the coding sequence ATGCCGAAAGACGAGGAAAAAATACTTGAATCGCTCCGCGCGCGGTGGAAGCAGGACCCCACCTCGCGGGTGTTCGCCCAATTGGCCGAAAGCTGCCGCCGCACGGGGAAATTGGAAGAAGCGGTCGAAGTGTGCCGCGATGGGCTCAAGCACCACCCGCAGTACGCGTCGGCCCACGTGACCTTGGGGCGCGCGCTCCTCGGCCTGGAAAAGCGCGACGAGGCGGGCAAAGCCCTCGAGCAGGCCCTCACCCTCTCGCCCGCGAACCTCGTGGCGAACCGCGCCCTCGGCGACCTCTACCGCGAGCAGGGAAAATTCGGCCTCGCCCTCGAGCGTTACCGCATGGTGAAAGAGTTAAACCCCCTGGACCGCGACATCGAGGCCCTTGCCGCACAGTGCGAGGTGCGGCTGACCGGAGCCGAGGAAACCGCACAAGAAGCCACGACCGATGAGCAGGCGCAAACGGCTGCTTCGGAAACACCGCCGGAGGGCGAAGTCGCCGCGGCGGAGGTCTCCGCGGAAAGCCTTCCGCAGGAAGAATTCCGCGCTGGCGCGCCCTCCGCCGCACCGGAGATGTCGTTTGACGAGCTCTACGACACGGAGGTGGACGAAGCGCTTGAAGCGGGTGCGCCTCCGCCCAGTGCGCCCTCTACGGCGGACACGGGGAAGCTCGAGGGAGAAGAACTGGCGACCGAAACACTCGCGGAGCTTTACGTGGGGCAGGGTCTTCTCGATAAGGCCGCGGGAATCTACGAGCGCCTCCTCCGTGAAGACCCGGCCAATCCCCGCTACCGGGCGCGCCTCGACGCCCTTCTTAAAGAGCGGGAAAGCGAGGAGCCTCCCGCGCCCGAGCCCGTGGCGCTTGAGAGGAATTTCGGAGAGCAGGAAAAACTCCTTGCGGACATCTCCGTCCTGCACGACCCTGACCGCAGCCAAAAAGCCGCGGCTCTCAGACGGTGGCTATCGGTCGTCGAGCGGGAGAAAAAAATGGCGTAG
- a CDS encoding aminopeptidase P family protein, which translates to MRKTKERLSRRVLRARLRRLREAVFKPGGADALLVTNLKNIRYLSGFSGTTAMMLVAQDASFFFSDFRYRTQAKSEVKGSRFVEVERDYLESVVQFMRKRRLRSVGVEGGHMTLSTLAAMRKLARGGRLRFRTLRGAVERLRMVKDEAEVDTLRAALRIACRALEKLLPRIRPGVRESDLAAELEYLMRRGGGEGVSFDTIVASGPRGALPHGVASNRKIRRGEFVIVDFGTLLHGYCSDTTRTFHVGRPTAEAKKIYRTVLDAQCRAIEGVRPGMPMKKVDALARDYIRKCGYAKNFGHGLGHGVGLDIHEAPTVSTKGKERVEPGMVFTVEPGIYLPRKGGVRIEDVVAVGPKGRVENLTRYPKELVVV; encoded by the coding sequence ATGCGCAAAACGAAAGAACGTCTCTCCCGGCGCGTTCTCCGCGCGCGCCTCAGGCGTCTGCGCGAGGCAGTGTTCAAGCCCGGAGGCGCGGACGCGCTCCTCGTCACGAACCTCAAGAACATCCGCTACCTCTCGGGCTTCTCGGGCACGACGGCGATGATGCTGGTTGCGCAGGATGCAAGCTTTTTCTTCAGCGATTTCCGCTACCGAACGCAGGCGAAGAGCGAGGTCAAGGGAAGCCGCTTCGTCGAGGTCGAGCGCGACTATCTGGAAAGCGTCGTGCAATTCATGCGGAAGCGCCGCCTCCGCTCGGTGGGCGTCGAGGGCGGGCACATGACGCTTTCGACGCTCGCCGCCATGAGAAAACTCGCGCGCGGCGGCCGCCTCCGCTTCCGGACGCTTCGCGGCGCGGTCGAGCGGCTGCGCATGGTCAAGGACGAGGCGGAGGTGGACACGCTGCGCGCCGCGCTACGCATCGCCTGCCGCGCCTTGGAGAAACTTCTTCCGCGGATCCGCCCCGGCGTGCGGGAGAGCGACCTGGCCGCCGAGCTGGAATACCTCATGCGCCGCGGCGGCGGCGAGGGCGTCTCCTTCGACACCATCGTCGCCTCGGGGCCGCGGGGCGCCCTGCCGCACGGCGTCGCCTCGAACAGGAAAATCCGCAGGGGCGAGTTCGTCATCGTGGACTTCGGGACGCTTCTTCACGGATATTGCAGCGACACGACGCGCACCTTCCACGTGGGGCGCCCGACGGCGGAGGCGAAGAAAATTTACCGGACGGTCCTCGACGCCCAGTGCCGCGCCATAGAGGGCGTGCGCCCCGGCATGCCGATGAAGAAGGTGGACGCGCTCGCGCGCGACTACATCAGGAAGTGCGGATACGCGAAAAACTTCGGCCACGGTCTCGGCCACGGCGTGGGCCTCGACATCCACGAGGCGCCCACCGTGTCCACGAAAGGCAAAGAGCGCGTCGAGCCGGGGATGGTCTTCACCGTCGAGCCGGGCATCTATCTCCCCCGCAAGGGCGGCGTCCGGATCGAGGACGTCGTCGCCGTCGGCCCGAAGGGCCGAGTCGAGAATCTGACGCGCTATCCGAAGGAGTTGGTAGTGGTGTAG
- a CDS encoding tetratricopeptide repeat protein produces MVRIKAFLVFPVIGAAAVISAMATELSSCVDTRLGELSAAVVEVRCFDADGNLSSEGLGLRIGHETLLTVRSLLESAARCEAHAPDDKAYPVEGIVAESLEANVVELHAPGLSERGDLEEFPSFEEFEHSGKVYLVSTRNGLMQITETKCTGSFRMSDSRKFLKLLTPGGRELTEGFPAANEHGLAIGLVSSIEADGERGAVVIPAETLAERARLTRILPLSEWIEGADFAWLSVSERTTFAGMLLLDRGEVEKAPSLFKKSLEAEPDSAEAFCGLGRLHLKRKEWISAEESFEKALVSEPDFADAHVGLGLIALRFGDRNAAIENYRTARELDEEAAGELFAEIPMRIPRNLEECFLELDWILPEEEKENMRAGADTVMYHFGLGMWMRNNWGLWAGDRLAQHFNEMGIFHPDDMSAIILDAFQAHLKGEDFDLQEQIKYYQQYWERSRSQHSQSAKEEVKEDPKSAWAHMRLGAEYASEKNWEEAIKEFEQCILLDPEFVECYEDLARIHFILDQWGDGVKVCRRGIEANPDAGYLRTFLADHYAEKGQWENVVREMEALTGSEQSKLSPLGQAFFHLGRWDEAVETLKKSLESYSNDPEALYFLGASYARIDDQDSADEVCTRLSMLDEEKAEELCGLIQGIDP; encoded by the coding sequence ATGGTGCGGATTAAAGCGTTTTTGGTTTTCCCGGTTATCGGCGCGGCAGCCGTCATATCCGCAATGGCAACGGAGCTTTCCTCCTGCGTTGATACCCGCTTGGGAGAGCTTTCGGCAGCCGTCGTTGAGGTGCGATGCTTCGACGCGGACGGCAATCTTTCGTCGGAGGGTCTCGGCCTGCGGATCGGCCACGAAACCCTGCTCACGGTGCGGAGCCTTCTTGAAAGCGCGGCAAGATGTGAAGCGCACGCACCTGACGACAAGGCATACCCGGTGGAGGGTATCGTTGCAGAAAGCCTCGAAGCGAACGTCGTAGAGCTTCATGCACCGGGCCTGTCCGAGCGCGGCGACTTGGAAGAGTTTCCTTCCTTCGAGGAATTCGAGCACTCCGGCAAGGTGTATCTCGTCTCAACCCGCAACGGCCTAATGCAGATCACGGAAACGAAATGCACGGGCAGCTTCCGCATGAGCGACTCGAGGAAGTTCCTCAAGCTTTTGACTCCCGGCGGGCGCGAACTGACCGAAGGATTCCCGGCAGCCAATGAGCACGGCCTCGCTATCGGCCTTGTCAGCTCGATCGAGGCGGATGGCGAACGCGGCGCGGTCGTGATTCCGGCGGAGACTCTCGCAGAGCGCGCGCGGCTTACGCGCATCCTTCCGCTCTCGGAGTGGATTGAGGGCGCCGACTTCGCATGGCTTTCTGTATCTGAGCGCACGACTTTTGCAGGCATGCTTCTGCTTGATCGAGGCGAGGTCGAAAAGGCCCCATCTCTGTTTAAAAAAAGTCTTGAGGCCGAGCCCGATTCCGCCGAGGCCTTCTGCGGCCTCGGGCGGCTTCATCTTAAACGCAAGGAATGGATATCGGCGGAGGAATCGTTCGAGAAAGCGCTCGTGTCCGAGCCTGATTTTGCCGACGCGCACGTGGGCCTCGGCCTCATCGCCCTGAGGTTCGGTGACCGCAACGCGGCGATCGAGAACTATCGCACGGCCCGCGAACTCGACGAGGAAGCAGCGGGCGAATTGTTCGCGGAGATCCCGATGCGCATCCCTAGGAATCTCGAGGAATGTTTCTTGGAGCTTGACTGGATACTTCCAGAAGAAGAAAAAGAAAATATGCGCGCGGGCGCAGATACGGTTATGTATCACTTTGGCCTTGGCATGTGGATGCGCAACAACTGGGGGCTTTGGGCCGGAGACCGCTTGGCGCAGCACTTTAATGAAATGGGCATCTTTCATCCCGACGATATGTCCGCCATCATCCTGGATGCGTTTCAAGCGCATCTAAAAGGAGAGGATTTCGACCTTCAAGAACAGATCAAATATTATCAACAATATTGGGAACGCTCCCGTTCGCAACACTCTCAATCCGCAAAGGAAGAAGTCAAAGAAGATCCAAAAAGTGCTTGGGCGCACATGAGACTTGGTGCCGAATATGCTTCAGAGAAAAACTGGGAGGAAGCTATTAAAGAATTTGAGCAGTGTATTCTTCTTGACCCTGAGTTTGTTGAATGTTACGAGGATTTGGCTCGAATTCACTTCATCCTGGATCAGTGGGGGGACGGCGTTAAAGTGTGCCGGCGCGGCATAGAAGCTAATCCGGATGCAGGCTACTTGCGCACGTTCTTGGCGGACCACTACGCCGAGAAAGGCCAGTGGGAGAACGTTGTTCGTGAAATGGAAGCTTTAACAGGCTCTGAACAGTCGAAACTTTCTCCTTTGGGGCAAGCTTTCTTCCACCTAGGCCGATGGGACGAAGCCGTTGAGACTCTCAAGAAATCGCTGGAGAGCTACTCGAACGACCCGGAAGCTCTTTATTTCTTAGGTGCCTCTTACGCGCGTATAGACGACCAAGATTCGGCTGACGAAGTGTGCACGCGCCTCTCCATGCTTGACGAGGAAAAGGCGGAAGAGCTATGCGGGTTGATCCAGGGAATTGATCCTTGA
- a CDS encoding helix-turn-helix domain-containing protein — protein sequence MPNIIKDEVRRIAKREVNAATKSLKKDNARLKRDNAALKRKVAQLEKAVERQRAFLGKVSRQSIQADEKVLEKSRFTKNTVAALRKRLGLTREEFAQLVGAHKQAVYLWERGVVPRDALKAKILGLRKLGAREAREILEG from the coding sequence ATGCCCAATATCATTAAAGACGAAGTCCGTAGGATCGCCAAGCGTGAGGTCAACGCGGCCACCAAGAGCCTCAAGAAGGATAACGCGAGGCTCAAACGGGATAATGCGGCCCTGAAGCGGAAAGTGGCGCAGTTGGAAAAGGCTGTGGAACGACAGAGAGCCTTCCTGGGGAAAGTGAGCCGGCAAAGCATCCAGGCTGACGAGAAGGTGCTGGAGAAGTCCCGCTTTACCAAGAACACCGTAGCGGCGCTCAGGAAGCGCCTTGGGCTGACGCGGGAGGAGTTTGCTCAACTGGTAGGGGCGCACAAGCAGGCTGTGTACCTGTGGGAGCGTGGTGTTGTGCCTAGGGATGCGCTGAAAGCCAAAATCCTGGGCCTGAGGAAGCTGGGAGCGAGGGAGGCCAGGGAGATTTTGGAGGGGTAG